The nucleotide sequence TATCTGCCTTGCAAATTCTTTTAGAAAAGGGCTTCCCCTTGAGCTTTGTTCTATAATGAATGCAAAATCGGGAATGTGTCCTGAGGATTGCAAATTCTGTGCCCAATCATCACATTATAAAACAGGGATTTTAAGCTATCCATTAAAAAGCAAAAATGAGATTTTAGAAAGGGCAGAATTTGCAAAATCTATTGGTGCAAAGAGATTTGCAATTGTTACATCTGGAAGCAAGCCAACGCATAAAGAGCTTGAGGCAATAGCAGATGCAATTTCAGAAATAAAAGGCATTTTATGTTGTGCTTCACTTGGAAGGCTTGATAAATCCAGCCTTTTAGCCTTAAAAGATGCAGGCTTAAAAAGATTTCACCATAACATTGAGACATCAGAGAGGTTCTTTCCAAACATTGTAACCACATATCCATTCTCTGAGAAGATAAGGACAATAGAATATGCAAAAGAAGTAGGCCTTGAGGTCTGTTCCGGCTGTATCATTGGAATGGGAGAATCCTGGAAAGATAGACTTAACATTGCAAATTTATTAAAAAGCCTTGGAGTCAATTCCGTTCCAATAAATGTTTTGATTCCTATAAAAAATACGGCTTTTGAGAAAATTTCTCCCATATCACCAATAGATGTTATAAAAACAATTGCTATATTTAGGATAATCTTGCAAGATAAAACGATAAAAATAGGAGCGGGAAGGGAAAATTTAGGTAGGGCTGAATTATTGGCATTTCTTGCAGGAGCAAATGGAATGATAATAGGAGGCTATTTAACCATAAAGGGAAGGGAGATATCCGAAGACCAGCAGCTTATTTCAGAAATAAAATCCCTATTTAAAAATAAAGACCACAAAATATCTTGCAATATTTCTGGATTTCTTTTATAATTAAAAAATATGAATATTTTATTGCTTACGCCAGAGCTTATTCTTGTCTTATTCTCTTTTCTTGTTTTAATAGGAGGGTTTTTTAGGCTTAATATAGGTTTTGAGATTGCAATCATCGCTTGCGGTGCTTCCATTGCCTCGCTAATTGCCATTTTTATCATCAAACAACCAATAGATAGCCTTATCATTTCTCCATTCTCAAGCCTTCTTAAAATTTTATTTATCTCCTCCCTTTTTATTGTCATTCTTATGTCCAAAGATTTCCTAAAGGGCTTAAAAAACCAGAATGAATATTACTTCTTTCTCCTAACAGGAACAACTGGGATGCTACTTGCTGTATCAAGCAATGATATGGTTATCCTTTATATTTCAATTGAGCTTATAAGCATAAGCTCCTATATCCTTACTTGTTTCATTAGGGATAAAAGGGGCATTGAGGGAGGGATAAAGTATCTCCTCTTTGGTGCATTTTCCTCAGCCTTTCTTATTTATGGAATGAGCCTTCTCTATGGGCTTACCGGAGGAACAAATTTTTCCCATATATCATCCAGGCTGCTTGGATTAGGCTTCGCTCCTATTCCTGTTTTAGCCATTATCTTTATCTTTGCTGGGATTTGCTTTAAGGCAGACATTGTTCCATTCCATTTCTGGATTCCCGATGTCTATCAAGGTGCACCAACGCCAATAACAGGCTTTCTTGCCACAGCCTCAAAGATAGCTGGATTTGCTATTATTATGAACCTTTTGTTTGCTCCTCTTGGCTCAATATTATTTGATTACAGAAGGCTATTTTTCATTCTTTCTGTAATTACCATAATCCTGGGAAACCTCTCTGCAATACCGCAGAAGAATATTAAAAGGATGCTTGGATATTCTTCCATTGCCCATGCTGGCTATCTCCTCATTGGTCTTTCTGCCTATTCTGGAGAGGGAATAGTTGCTATGCTTTTCTATTTTGTTGCCTATTCAATTGCCACCATCTCATCATTCCTTGTAATATCTGCAACGAAGCTGGAGGAGATTGATGACTACAATGGATTTTCAAAAAGAAGCCCCCTTCTTTCACTCCTTATGCTTCTTTCATTATCATCTTTGGCTGGACTTCCTCCCTTGGTTGGATTTTTTGGAAAATTTTCCCTTTTCTATTCAGCTATTAAACAGGGTCTTATACCCCTTGCCATAATTGGTGTTGTTTTTTCCGTTGTCTCAATTTATTACTATTTTATTGTGGTAAAGGCAATATATCTTGGAAAAGAAGAAAATGGGCCTATTTCTATCCCAGGATACATAAAATGCCTTGCAATCCTTTTAACCCTTTCCCTCGTTATTCTCGGGCTATTTCCAAACCCCATTGCAAATCTAGCCTTTTTTGCCAATCAGAGCTTATGAGGATAGAGGAAATATATGCTCCTATTGAAAATAATCTCTCCCTTGTAAAACAAAGGCTTAAGATAAAAGAGGATGATAATGAAGCCTTAAGTGAAATACTTAACTATATTCAGGAAACAAAGGGAAAGCTTATCAGGCCTGCCCTTTTTCTCTTTTCAACTACCCTAAATGGAGATAGCTCAATTAATCTTGCCTCATCCATTGAGCTTATCCATTGTGCATCCCTTCTTCACGATGACATCATTGATTGCTCAAATTTAAGGAGGAATAAGGAAACCATTGTCTCCAAATGGGGAAAAAATTGGGCACTCCTTGTGGGTGATCTATTTTTAGCCTCTGCCTTTAATATTCTGGTAGATTATGGGGATATGAGGATTGTTAAGCTATTTGCTAAGGGATGCCTCCTTATGTGCAGGGGCCAGATGTCAGAACTTGAAAGGGGAATAAAAATGGATGAGGAAAGGTATTTAAGGATAATCTATGAGAAAGCAGCCCATCTATTTGAGCTTTCCTGCTTAACCGGTGCTATGGTTGGAAATAATGATTGTGAAAGCCTTTCCAATTATGGAAGAAATTTGGGGCTAGCATTTCAGATAATTGATGATATGCTTGATATTAAAGGAGATGATATAAAAAATAAAAAGGCAACCCTTCCGATTATTCATACAATGAAAATGGCTTCCCCTGCCGATAAAGCTATGCTTGATAAGCTGATAATTGAATCCAATCTCGATGGAATAAGTGAGATGATTGAAAAATACAAAGGGATTGAGTATGCTAGAGGTGTGGCAAAAGAATACACAGA is from bacterium and encodes:
- the bioB gene encoding biotin synthase BioB, whose protein sequence is MKNLLNLPTNELICLANSFRKGLPLELCSIMNAKSGMCPEDCKFCAQSSHYKTGILSYPLKSKNEILERAEFAKSIGAKRFAIVTSGSKPTHKELEAIADAISEIKGILCCASLGRLDKSSLLALKDAGLKRFHHNIETSERFFPNIVTTYPFSEKIRTIEYAKEVGLEVCSGCIIGMGESWKDRLNIANLLKSLGVNSVPINVLIPIKNTAFEKISPISPIDVIKTIAIFRIILQDKTIKIGAGRENLGRAELLAFLAGANGMIIGGYLTIKGREISEDQQLISEIKSLFKNKDHKISCNISGFLL
- a CDS encoding NADH-quinone oxidoreductase subunit N → MNILLLTPELILVLFSFLVLIGGFFRLNIGFEIAIIACGASIASLIAIFIIKQPIDSLIISPFSSLLKILFISSLFIVILMSKDFLKGLKNQNEYYFFLLTGTTGMLLAVSSNDMVILYISIELISISSYILTCFIRDKRGIEGGIKYLLFGAFSSAFLIYGMSLLYGLTGGTNFSHISSRLLGLGFAPIPVLAIIFIFAGICFKADIVPFHFWIPDVYQGAPTPITGFLATASKIAGFAIIMNLLFAPLGSILFDYRRLFFILSVITIILGNLSAIPQKNIKRMLGYSSIAHAGYLLIGLSAYSGEGIVAMLFYFVAYSIATISSFLVISATKLEEIDDYNGFSKRSPLLSLLMLLSLSSLAGLPPLVGFFGKFSLFYSAIKQGLIPLAIIGVVFSVVSIYYYFIVVKAIYLGKEENGPISIPGYIKCLAILLTLSLVILGLFPNPIANLAFFANQSL
- a CDS encoding polyprenyl synthetase family protein, yielding MRIEEIYAPIENNLSLVKQRLKIKEDDNEALSEILNYIQETKGKLIRPALFLFSTTLNGDSSINLASSIELIHCASLLHDDIIDCSNLRRNKETIVSKWGKNWALLVGDLFLASAFNILVDYGDMRIVKLFAKGCLLMCRGQMSELERGIKMDEERYLRIIYEKAAHLFELSCLTGAMVGNNDCESLSNYGRNLGLAFQIIDDMLDIKGDDIKNKKATLPIIHTMKMASPADKAMLDKLIIESNLDGISEMIEKYKGIEYARGVAKEYTEKAKSSIANASLAHKESLLSLSDFVLYRNE